The DNA window GTTTTCGGAAGTTTCAAATCCAAATTTGTCTCCTAGGGAAATAACTTCTAGTAGTAAAAAAATTGGTATTCAGTCTACTGAACCGGGAGGCATTAAAATACAAGGTGGTTGTGGAGAGGTTTCATCTCTTTGTTCTGGGAATTCTAGTGCCGAGGAAAGTTTGAATGAAGAAGAGCATAGTGGGAATGATGGATCAGGAGAAGTTTCCACGTCTTGTGTTGTACTTGAAATCCCTGAGCACGTTAGCACGACTGGTATCAGGAAGATCACGTTAAAGTTCAGCAAACGCAAAGATGAACACGAAAACATTTCATATCTTTCGGCTGCTCAGCCTGAACCTGGGGAATATGGTTTTGGCTACCCTGAAGTCCATGCACATAGTACCACTGCAGTTGCCAGTGTGAATAGAGATGTGTATCTTAACACGTACAGGAGACCTTTCCATGAAACAAGAGTTCCCTTCTTATCCACTCCTAATAAGGAGTTGAAGATGTCCAAGAAGGTAGTTCCAGACAACTATCCAGCAAATGTAAAGAAACTTTTATCTACTGGAATCTTGGAAGGAGCACGAGTAAAGTACATTTCAATGAATGGAGAGGTAAGGAGTTGGTTGTGCTTTTACTTTTCAACATAGGAGTATTAAATCAGTTTTGCCTGAAATGCTGTTTTAATCTTTGCCAGAGAGAGCTTTCTGGAATCATTAGAGATGGTGGATATCTGTGTAGCTGTTCTTTGTGCAATTTTTGTCAAGTAAGTTGTCAATCAACAGTTTATTAACGATCATTCTGTTTATGCTGCATGATTGGTTTATGGAGTGTATGAATGGTGCAAACAGGTTTTAAGTGCGTATGAGTTCGAGCTGCATGCAGGCGCAAAAACTAGACACCCTAACAACCACATATATTTGGCGAATGGTAAACCTGTTTATAGTATCATTCAGGAACTGAAGACTGCACCTCTCAGCATGATAGATGAAGTGATAAAAGGTGTTGCTGGCTCTTCAGTAAATGAGGAAAACTTCCAAGTCTGGAAAGGTATGCCTTTTCCTTTGGATGTTGTAGAATTTTGTACAAAGACACAAGTCATAGATAACTCTTGTTCTTCAAGTAATTTAGTTTCTCTGATTCTCAAGAAACACTTGTGCTAGTATTGTGTATAACTTAACTATTTTTAAGGGGGCACAGAGGTGTAGATTGACATATAAGTCTTTGTCAAGAACTTTTGTCTTTTTTTCATTTAGAAAAGTATGATTGGTCTTATTATGTGTTCCTGGGTTCGGCCAATCAGCATTTCACCAAACTCAAAAGAGTTCTCACCTTGGTGGATCAAATGGACATGTAGTGGACTCTTGTTCAGCAGGGTCGCACCATAAAAGTCTTTTTGCATTTTGCAGCAAATCTTCAGCAAAACAATCTGGTGGCCACTTCCCATGTGAACACGCACGATCAACTTTCTGATACCTATTACTCTGATACAAGGTACTATTTGTAATATGTTTTTAACTTTCTGCTACTCCCTACTGTCATTCTGCAAAACATGCCTGTCAGAGAATGGAACAATGCACGCTCAGAAAGTGTTCAGAATTTATAGTTAAAAGTCGGATTTAGCTTGGAGGTTGCTTTGATTGATTGTATTACTTGAAATAATAATTGAAAAGATttgttttgggggggggggtggttGGATCCATTTAACAACAAGGGGAAAAATGTGAAATCTGTATCTTTTGAGGTGTATCTTGTAACTAATCCTTATTTTACTTTCATTGACTTTCTTCTAACCATTCTGCTGCGTTGAAACTTCAGTTGCCCGAACCGAATGGTGAAAGACAAGTTCACTCCAGCTTCTGGTTCCTGCACTACCAACAATTACTTAAATCTGGACAGCCATACAGAGGCAGAACATCGGAAGCGTGTGATAAAAAAGTTAGTTGCTCTCTCTGGTTTGATGGAATATAAATAGGTGAAACAAGCAAGTCTTTTATTTAAATTGGTGGTTCCTTATTATTGACTTGTTATGCAGACCAGGATGGTTACTTGCTAGCTCCGATGTTGAGGATAAGAAATGTAGTGAAGGTGGTTTAAAGAAAAGGTAAAGTTTGGCATTTTAAACACACTTTCGTTGCCTATATGTGAGAAAGTATTTTCTTTCCTCCAAAGACTGATTTTGTTTACGTATTTCTGCTTTGCTTGACATTGGATTGTGATATTCTTTACGACAGGGATAATGACCTACATAGACTACTTTTTATGCCAAATGGACTTCCAGATGGGACTGATTTAGCTTATTATTCGAAGGGAAAGGTTGTTTGTGCTGAATGTTCGTCACTGTATAGTTTGTTTATCCTAAATGTTTATGAGTGCTGAACTTATATGTCATTTTCTTGCAGAAAATTCTTGGGGGCTACAAGCAGGGGAATGGAATAGTCTGCAGTTGTTGTCATTCGGAGGTAAGCATACTCGCTTGAACTTTACCCACTTTGAAACGTAGTTCATTTTGGTGCTGGGTGTCTATCTACTTGCTGAATTTCATTCTTTCCCTTTGTTCTCACACCTGGTTTTTATTTGTGTTAACAGATTAGTCCATCACAGTTTGAGGCTCATGCTGGTTGGGCAGCTAAACGTCAACCGTGAGTTATTTATTAGAAGTAGCAAGTTTGGCTGAAATAAGTGATAGATGTTGAAATTTAAACCTGTTCTTTTCCACAGATATCGCCATATTTATACTTCAAGCGGCTTGACACTTCATGACATAGCGTTAATGTTGGCAAATGGCCGAAATATTGCCAATAGCAACAGTGATGATATGTGTGCTGTCTGTGGTGATGGAGGAGAGTTAATAATATGTGATGGATGTCCACGTGCTTTTCATCCAGGTTGTATTCAAGTTAATGTTAATATCGATTTAGTAGgtctctttctttgcttttgtttCTTCAGTGTCCCTACATTTTTTAAACTTTGGGATTGTTCAAGGATTTTGAGTTTTACTGACGTGAATTTCTGACTGATTTACTAGAATCAATCTTGTGATCACATTACTGGGCAATCTACAAATTTTGAACTTTGggattgttcaagaattttgacttttgttgaCGTGAATTTCTACCTGATTTACTAGAATCAATCTCATAATGACCTATGGAGACTACtttattgttgttttttttaattatatttaaacATTTGGATAACTTGTGTTTGACTGATGCATGCGTTTCTTGCAGCTTGTTTGTGTTTGCAGTCTGGCCCTACCAGTGGTTGGCATTGCCCATATTGTTTAGACAAATCTTTCCCTGCTAGAAAAGCTCCGGGTAGGCCTTCCATTGCACGCCAAACCAGGGTGGTTAAAGCACCACAATCTGTTGGTGGTGGTTGTGTTGTTTGCAGGTATACTGTTATTGCAGTTCTCAAATatgttttttcttaaatttattaGCTTTTGCAGAAATATTTGGAATATGAAATTATACTTCTAGTCGGCAGATTTATTGACTCAGTACATTTGTTGTGTTTGTCTTCTGTATCTTTGACCTTATCTTGAAATTATTACTGCATTGTATTGATGGTGTTAACTTATGGTGAATTCCTGTTGGTACATCTGCTTTGATGTGGCTGTTTGTTATCCTCAGTTTTGCTGAGTCATCTTTAAATATCCAAATATGTTTCTTTTTTAGCTCTGTTAACTTTAAATTTACTTTGTTTGCCTTTTCTTGTCTTGCAGGACACCGGACTTCAGTGTTGCTAAATTTGATGACCGAACAATTCTGCTATGTGACCAAGTACTATTTGTTGATATTATTGTTTTATTCTTTGTTGCCACAATTATCCTTGTCTTGCTATTAGCTTTTGGCCTCAttgttcattcattttttttccctaaaactTTCCTGTCTAGTGCGAGAAGGAATACCATGTTGGGTGCTTAAGGGAAAGAGGTCTGTGTGATCTGAAGGTAATTATCTGGTGAGACGCAGTAAAACTTCAATATTATAATGGCTTCGTTATTGATGTTTTGCGAAACTATATCAGGAACTGCCTAGGGATAAATGGTTTTGTTGCAATGACTGCAATATGATCTATACGGCACTTCAGAATTTTGTTCTTAATGGAGCTGAGGTGGTTCCTTCTTCAGTGTCTGCTAAAATAAGTAAGAAGCATGAAGAGAAAGGCCTTGCTAGTGTGACTGCCAATGATGTTCAATGGCGAATTTTAAGTGGCAAAAGTCGTTTTCCAGAACATCTACCTTTACTTTCCAGAGCTGCAGCCATCTTCCGAGTAAGTTTTTGCTTTTACCTTCTAAATTTTGGGTATTGAAGGGGCATGACCTAATTTAATGGCTATTTCATGCACCATATTTACTACATTTGGCGCTTCTGCTTAAGTTGCTAAAATATAGATGTCACAGATTTGATTGAAGTTTTGTTAGTTGCTGAAAGTGCATCCATCAACACTTCTGGCAAAGTCGTGGGACtgatttttaatgaaaatatgACTAGATGACGTTTAAATGCGAACCTGTTATGCTGGATTTTAAGTTCATCCTGCTCAGGAAGGGCTAGCGGAGCAGGGAGAATGCCATGTGCCCCCTTGAGCTTGAGTTTCCCCCTTTCATCCTTGAATAATTGTGACTGAGGATGGTCAGAGTCCATATAGACATCACATTTTTTAatacatattatgtatataatAACATACCATCAAGGTTTTGGTATTGTGTAACAAAAATTTATACAAGTATCTTGTAAATTCAGTTTCCTTGTTGCCGGATAGCATTTTTGTGCATGAAGTTAAGTCTAGCATTCTTGTCAGTGTCAACTAACGGAGCAAATTGCGTAACGATGTATTGAAAATGTTGTTGTAACGACTTGAGTGGATTGAAATGGTTTTGCCTTGTGGAGGACCATGAAatttaaaggggaacagaagCTATGTTTACTAACCTCTGATCTCATATTGATTCTATCTATTAACAATAACAAGTTCGAAAAATTTTGCAAGTAGTGCTTTTGGGATATGAAGTATTGTACTTATTGCTGCAAGACACTTCAAAATCTTAGAATACTCTGGATATCATTAAGGATGCTTCTTAAAATATTGAACTTGAGCTTTGATTAATAGTGTCAAGTTCAATTTCTGCTGCAACTAAATGGGTACCTTGATTGTTTGTTTGATCTATTTGTGCAGGAGTGTTTTGATCCTATTGTTGCCAAATCTGGTCGAGATCTCATTCCGATTATGGTGTATGGGTGAGTTATCTTGCCTTTTTCTTGTTCTAGATGTAGACCCGAAAAGTATTAGAAGGAAGCTTTATTGGTCAATTCACTTGCAGATTTTCATCGCACATGGGGCATCCAAGTTATTCGAGGGTCATATATAATGTAATTTAGCTGATGCCATTAGGAAGTGGATGCCCAGTAAAATATGATGAATTGTAAAAGGTTAATTGGCAGAAAGACTAGTAACTTTATAGGGAGTTTGTTTTGAGGGTAACAACGTTACAAGTGATCATGAGATATAGAACGTGTTTTACATCAAGGATGTAGGTTTTGGGCTGATAATGCATTGCATTTAAAAGATTTTCTGTTACTATTACCTGCTTCATTATTGGTCGCATAAGTAACTTGAGCTTCTACATTATGGAACTGTTAAATAGCTTTATCCTTGGGGGCTTGCTTTTTTCATCCAGGGGAAGAGTCTATAGTTTTAAGCTTATTGTGTTTTATGTTTGTTGGAAAGCATTTAAAGCTTGCAATGGAGGGTTATGTGAACTTTGTGCAAGTTTAGTTGATCGAAATGCTAAGATTGCCATTTTACAATTTGTGCAGGAGAAACATATCTGGACAAGAATTTGGTGGAATGTACTGCATTCTTTTAATTGTGAAGTAAGTCACTTGATCTAAAACTGCTCGATTTGACTGTCTCCAACAAGTCTGAATGTTCCTTATATTGTTTAAACTGCTTCTGTGTTAATTGAGTGACGGTTCTTTGGATAAAATATATAGGTCTGTGGTGGTTTCAGCTGGTCTTCTCAGGATTTTTGGACGAGAGGTTGCTGAGCTTCCTTTAGTGGCCACAAGTAGAGATAATCAAGGAAAGGTAAGTTACAAGCATTGAGCAAGACGTTGTAGTCCAACTTCAATTTTTTACGGATTTCCTATCCTGCTGAGCTGGTTAGATATTTGCCAGTCTGTCTTTCTAGGCCTGTCATCTGTTGCTGTTGTTAGCCATTTTGGAAAAGAACTATTTGTTAAGAAGCAGATTGATTCATTGGTCAATATTACCTCTGTGTAGGGTTATTTCCTAGCATTGTTTTCATGCATTGAGAGGCTACTGTTTTCCATGGATGTTAAAACGCTGGTGCTCCCTGCTGCTGAGGAAGCTCAGTCCATCTGGACTAAGAGATTAGGCTTCAGAAAGATGAGCAATGTGCGGGTAGGTGCTTTTGTCTAGTGTACATTGAGAACTTAACATTTGCAATAGTATTAATAATATTGATGGTTAAATTTTGTGGAGGATATTTCTAGGTTGAGAATGACCTGTTTTAGATTGTGATGGTCAATGTCTTTCCTCAGAAACATATACACGCACaaacatatgtatatgaactaTGGGATATTGTATATGTACAAAGTGATACACTATGGTGATTCCCGATGCACAAGTACTACTGTGAGCAAATAGCCACTAGAGAGACAATTTCTGCATCCAGGATGGTAGAGAACAGTGAAATGTCCGGCTCAAAATGATTGTGGAGGCTAAAGCAAAGCGCTTGCATGTTGAGCAGATCTAATCACAAAGAGATCACGTGACATGACCCAGAAGCTCGTAGGCTGTAGCTCAGTTCATGCTACAGTAGAGACTAAAAAATGTCCGGTGAGGGTAAACCATAGTGAGGGGAAAGGTTTTGGCTAGATCATTCGAGTCAATGTGGTAACTCGCCTTTCGGCTTCCAACAGAAGAAAAATATGCGAAGTTAGGTAGCCCAAAGGCTTGATTCACTTGAATTAGAGAAGCAAGCAGCTCTTTGTTGCCCTATATACAGTATCCTGCTGTACAAATACTACCATAAAAAAAGAGCCATTCGAGAGATAAATACTATGGCCAAGAAGCTAATAACTCTATAGGATTGAGAATGCAATCGCAAGAGAGTGATGAGTCTGTTGCTAGAGCTAAATAGAGCAGCTCCACTTGGTGGCTGggtctctctttttttttttccccccattttttctaattcattttaCTTTGGTAAGCAGGTGTCAAGGTATACAAGGGAACTCCAGTTTACGGTTTTCAAGGGGACAACTATGCTAGAAAAGGAGGTACAGTGGGCTGGACAGTAATTTTGTCTGTCTCTCAGACATACACGAAGCTGGAAGATGAACCTTGTCTTTTGGCGTTTGGTGACATTTATGGCCATACAACCTTGGTGATAGATGGGCATACACCGTTGTTCAAATGATATTTATGTTAAAAATTGTGGTGCAGGAAATAGCAAGTTAATCTCATATGTTCATCCTATACAAAGCAGAGTGA is part of the Coffea eugenioides isolate CCC68of chromosome 6, Ceug_1.0, whole genome shotgun sequence genome and encodes:
- the LOC113775125 gene encoding uncharacterized protein LOC113775125 isoform X1, with the protein product MPSLFLQKVFCTKSSDLSESSSLTLFTFMIDLWSFESKSLRWWKGYIWMGEAEGEVCVAVMNDGITEMESSVTAELKRNCEWIVDGTEKVPRAKKHLIEASNDTETGLEPSAEIPTEEAQCNTRLEPIAESPDEDYVNIALSEPCAESNEKKAFDGQWENSAQAVRKEDSSDTSLEPCHGLEHCDQRHTKQASSDNKEVVLRDRKHTNEVPDDIEMENGVKEASNEDMFSEVSNPNLSPREITSSSKKIGIQSTEPGGIKIQGGCGEVSSLCSGNSSAEESLNEEEHSGNDGSGEVSTSCVVLEIPEHVSTTGIRKITLKFSKRKDEHENISYLSAAQPEPGEYGFGYPEVHAHSTTAVASVNRDVYLNTYRRPFHETRVPFLSTPNKELKMSKKVVPDNYPANVKKLLSTGILEGARVKYISMNGERELSGIIRDGGYLCSCSLCNFCQVLSAYEFELHAGAKTRHPNNHIYLANGKPVYSIIQELKTAPLSMIDEVIKGVAGSSVNEENFQVWKANLQQNNLVATSHVNTHDQLSDTYYSDTSCPNRMVKDKFTPASGSCTTNNYLNLDSHTEAEHRKRVIKKPGWLLASSDVEDKKCSEGGLKKRDNDLHRLLFMPNGLPDGTDLAYYSKGKKILGGYKQGNGIVCSCCHSEISPSQFEAHAGWAAKRQPYRHIYTSSGLTLHDIALMLANGRNIANSNSDDMCAVCGDGGELIICDGCPRAFHPACLCLQSGPTSGWHCPYCLDKSFPARKAPGRPSIARQTRVVKAPQSVGGGCVVCRTPDFSVAKFDDRTILLCDQCEKEYHVGCLRERGLCDLKELPRDKWFCCNDCNMIYTALQNFVLNGAEVVPSSVSAKISKKHEEKGLASVTANDVQWRILSGKSRFPEHLPLLSRAAAIFRECFDPIVAKSGRDLIPIMVYGRNISGQEFGGMYCILLIVKSVVVSAGLLRIFGREVAELPLVATSRDNQGKGYFLALFSCIERLLFSMDVKTLVLPAAEEAQSIWTKRLGFRKMSNVRVSRYTRELQFTVFKGTTMLEKEVQWAGQ
- the LOC113775125 gene encoding uncharacterized protein LOC113775125 isoform X2, producing the protein MGEAEGEVCVAVMNDGITEMESSVTAELKRNCEWIVDGTEKVPRAKKHLIEASNDTETGLEPSAEIPTEEAQCNTRLEPIAESPDEDYVNIALSEPCAESNEKKAFDGQWENSAQAVRKEDSSDTSLEPCHGLEHCDQRHTKQASSDNKEVVLRDRKHTNEVPDDIEMENGVKEASNEDMFSEVSNPNLSPREITSSSKKIGIQSTEPGGIKIQGGCGEVSSLCSGNSSAEESLNEEEHSGNDGSGEVSTSCVVLEIPEHVSTTGIRKITLKFSKRKDEHENISYLSAAQPEPGEYGFGYPEVHAHSTTAVASVNRDVYLNTYRRPFHETRVPFLSTPNKELKMSKKVVPDNYPANVKKLLSTGILEGARVKYISMNGERELSGIIRDGGYLCSCSLCNFCQVLSAYEFELHAGAKTRHPNNHIYLANGKPVYSIIQELKTAPLSMIDEVIKGVAGSSVNEENFQVWKANLQQNNLVATSHVNTHDQLSDTYYSDTSCPNRMVKDKFTPASGSCTTNNYLNLDSHTEAEHRKRVIKKPGWLLASSDVEDKKCSEGGLKKRDNDLHRLLFMPNGLPDGTDLAYYSKGKKILGGYKQGNGIVCSCCHSEISPSQFEAHAGWAAKRQPYRHIYTSSGLTLHDIALMLANGRNIANSNSDDMCAVCGDGGELIICDGCPRAFHPACLCLQSGPTSGWHCPYCLDKSFPARKAPGRPSIARQTRVVKAPQSVGGGCVVCRTPDFSVAKFDDRTILLCDQCEKEYHVGCLRERGLCDLKELPRDKWFCCNDCNMIYTALQNFVLNGAEVVPSSVSAKISKKHEEKGLASVTANDVQWRILSGKSRFPEHLPLLSRAAAIFRECFDPIVAKSGRDLIPIMVYGRNISGQEFGGMYCILLIVKSVVVSAGLLRIFGREVAELPLVATSRDNQGKGYFLALFSCIERLLFSMDVKTLVLPAAEEAQSIWTKRLGFRKMSNVRVSRYTRELQFTVFKGTTMLEKEVQWAGQ